From a single Rosa rugosa chromosome 7, drRosRugo1.1, whole genome shotgun sequence genomic region:
- the LOC133719779 gene encoding multiple C2 domain and transmembrane region protein 14 — protein MAETSGRKLIVEVCNAKNLMPKDGQGTASAYAIVDFDGQRRRTKTKQRDLNPEWDEKLEFLVHDNLSMGSEILEINIYNDKKSGKRSTFLGKVKIPGSTFVKAEPENTLVYFPLEKRSVFSQIKGELGLKVYYIDEDPPATAAAAEDQKPAAEDKPPEKPKEEENKQEAAKPPEEKPKEEQDNKQEEKPKDEANKPEDKPTAPENTPKTEEASSAVAAPPPEVENPPIAYSEKQNQDKEMHVERKDLGINEMELQPLARDRSRSAYDLVDRMPFLYVKVVKAKRADGTNSSAPIYAKLVIGTHSIKTKSQSDKDWDQVFAFDKEGLNSTSLEVSVWVEEEIKKEGEAAATRTETSLGMVSFDLQEVPKRVPPDSPLAPQWYTLDSEKSPGNDVMLAVWIGTQADEAFQEAWQSDSGGLIPETRAKVYLSPKLWYLRVTVIQTQDLQLGSGSEPNNKKVRNPELYVKAHFGAQLFKTSRTAVGSTLCSSSNPTWNEDLVFVAAEPFEPYMTVTVEDVTNGQSVGHTKLHVPSVEKRTDDRAEPKSRWFNLVGDEARPYAGRIHLRVCLEGGYHVLDEAAHVTSDVRAAAKQLAKPPIGLLEVGIRGATNLLPVKIKNGMRGSTDTYVVAKYGPKWVRTRTILDRFNPRWNEQYTWDVYDPCTVLTIGVFDNGRYRRDEAGKPEKDIRVGKIRVRLSTLDTNRVYMNSYSLTVLLPGGAKKMGEIEIAVRFSCSSWLTLVQAYSTPMLPRMHYVRPMGPAQQDILRHTAMRIVTARLARSEPPLGQEVVQFMLDSDTHVWSMRRSKANWFRVVGCLSRVATLARWLDGIRTWQHPPTTVLMHVILVAVVLCPHLIFPTLFMYAFLILLLRSRFRLRVPANMDPRISYVDAVSPDELDEELDGFPSTRPTDVVRIRYDRLRALGGRAQTLLGDVAAQGERLEALFSWRDPRATGIFVVFCLVASLVFYVVPFKAFVFGSGFYYLRHPRFRDDMPSVSTNFFRRLPSLSDQIM, from the coding sequence ATGGCAGAAACCTCTGGTCGTAAGCTGATCGTCGAAGTCTGCAACGCCAAGAATTTAATGCCCAAAGACGGTCAAGGAACGGCGAGTGCCTATGCCATCGTAGACTTCGACGGGCAGAGACGGCGAACAAAGACCAAACAGAGAGATCTCAACCCGGAATGGGACGAAAAGCTCGAGTTTCTAGTCCATGACAATTTGTCCATGGGCTCCGAGATATTAGAAATCAATATCTACAACGATAAGAAGAGTGGGAAAAGAAGCACTTTTCTTGGCAAAGTCAAGATCCCAGGCTCTACCTTTGTGAAAGCAGAGCCGGAGAACACACTCGTTTACTTCCCCTTGGAGAAACGGAGCGTGTTTTCTCAGATCAAAGGCGAGTTGGGATTGAAGGTTTACTATATCGATGAAGACCCACCAGcgacagcggcggcggcggaagACCAGAAACCTGCAGCGGAGGATAAGCCGCCGGAGAAGCCAAAGGAAGAGGAAAATAAGCAAGAAGCAGCTAAACCTCCGGAGGAGAAGCCGAAAGAGGAGCAGGACAACAAACAAGAAGAGAAACCGAAAGACGAGGCTAACAAACCTGAAGACAAGCCCACGGCACCGGAAAATACCCCAAAAACAGAGGAGGCTTCTTCAGCTGTTGCGGCTCCACCGCCAGAGGTAGAGAATCCACCGATTGCTTACAGTGAGAAGCAAAATCAAGACAAAGAGATGCATGTAGAGAGGAAGGATTTGGGCATCAACGAGATGGAGCTCCAACCTTTGGCCCGGGATCGAAGTCGGAGCGCGTACGATCTTGTAGATCGGATGCCGTTTCTTTATGTGAAAGTTGTCAAAGCCAAGAGAGCAGATGGTACTAATTCATCAGCACCTATTTACGCCAAGCTTGTGATTGGAACCCATAGCATCAAAACAAAGAGCCAAAGCGACAAGGATTGGGACCAAGTGTTTGCGTTTGATAAGGAAGGGTTGAATTCGACCTCTCTGGAAGTGTCTGTGTGGGTGGAAGAGGAGATCAAGAAGGAAGGAGAAGCAGCTGCCACTCGTACGGAGACTAGTCTCGGAATGGTGTCTTTCGATTTGCAGGAGGTGCCCAAGCGAGTCCCACCGGACAGTCCTCTTGCTCCCCAGTGGTACACTCTCGACTCAGAAAAGTCGCCGGGAAATGATGTCATGCTCGCCGTCTGGATAGGGACTCAGGCCGACGAAGCATTCCAAGAGGCCTGGCAGTCGGATTCCGGTGGGTTGATACCCGAGACCCGGGCTAAGGTTTATTTGTCTCCGAAGCTCTGGTATTTGAGAGTAACGGTCATCCAAACCCAAGATCTCCAGCTAGGTTCGGGATCCGAGCCCAACAACAAGAAGGTTCGGAATCCGGAACTTTATGTGAAGGCTCACTTTGGGGCCCAACTTTTCAAAACAAGCAGGACTGCCGTGGGGTCCACGTTGTGTAGCTCATCCAATCCCACTTGGAACGAGGACTTGGTGTTTGTAGCAGCCGAGCCGTTTGAGCCGTACATGACTGTGACCGTTGAAGATGTGACCAATGGGCAATCGGTGGGGCACACCAAGTTACACGTGCCAAGCGTTGAGAAGAGAACAGACGATCGGGCTGAGCCCAAGTCCAGATGGTTCAATTTGGTCGGAGATGAGGCGCGTCCTTATGCGGGTAGGATACACCTGCGGGTTTGTTTGGAAGGGGGCTATCACGTGCTGGACGAGGCAGCTCACGTGACCAGCGATGTTAGAGCAGCGGCAAAGCAGCTGGCCAAACCTCCCATTGGCTTACTTGAAGTTGGTATTCGCGGCGCCACCAATCTGCTTCCGGTGAAGATCAAGAATGGCATGCGTGGGTCGACCGATACGTACGTGGTTGCCAAATACGGGCCGAAATGGGTCCGAACCCGCACAATTCTGGATCGGTTTAATCCGCGGTGGAACGAGCAATACACTTGGGATGTATACGATCCCTGCACTGTTCTCACTATCGGCGTCTTCGATAATGGAAGGTACAGGCGCGATGAAGCAGGAAAACCCGAGAAAGACATTCGGGTCGGAAAGATACGGGTACGGCTATCCACTCTTGATACGAATCGGGTTTACATGAATTCGTACTCTCTTACAGTGCTGCTCCCCGGTGGGGCTAAGAAAATGGGTGAGATAGAGATAGCCGTCCGGTTTTCATGCTCGTCGTGGCTGACTCTGGTACAAGCCTACAGCACCCCAATGCTTCCGAGAATGCATTACGTGCGCCCAATGGGTCCGGCCCAACAAGACATTCTGCGGCACACGGCTATGCGCATAGTGACGGCCCGGCTGGCAAGGTCGGAGCCACCGCTGGGTCAGGAAGTGGTTCAGTTCATGCTGGACTCCGATACGCACGTGTGGAGCATGAGGAGAAGCAAGGCCAACTGGTTTCGCGTGGTGGGATGTCTGTCACGTGTGGCGACACTGGCACGGTGGCTGGATGGAATTCGCACGTGGCAGCATCCGCCCACCACTGTTTTAATGCACGTGATCCTGGTGGCTGTGGTTTTGTGCCCGCATTTGATATTTCCGACACTATTCATGTACGCCTTCCTGATCTTACTGCTGAGATCGCGGTTTCGTCTAAGAGTGCCGGCCAACATGGACCCTCGGATCTCATATGTTGATGCGGTGAGCCCGGATGAGTTGGATGAGGAGCTTGATGGGTTCCCCTCTACACGGCCCACGGATGTAGTTCGAATCCGATACGATCGATTGCGGGCCCTTGGTGGGCGGGCTCAAACTTTGTTGGGTGACGTGGCAGCCCAAGGAGAGCGTTTGGAGGCCCTGTTCAGTTGGAGGGACCCAAGGGCAACCGGAATATTTGTTGTCTTCTGTTTGGTGGCGTCTTTGGTGTTTTACGTGGTGCCATTCAAGGCTTTTGTGTTTGGGTCAGGGTTCTATTACCTGCGCCATCCTAGGTTCCGTGACGATATGCCGTCAGTTTCCACCAactttttccggcgacttccATCCTTGTCTGACCAGATCATGTAG